The proteins below are encoded in one region of Aequorivita iocasae:
- a CDS encoding DNA-3-methyladenine glycosylase I, whose protein sequence is MSSEKIRCGWCGTDPLYVKYHDEEWGVPVKDDETMFEFLLLETFQAGLSWITILRKRENFRKAFDNFDYKKIAKYDQAKIDSLLQDEGIIRNKLKVTSAVTNAKAFMEIQKEFGSFTEYIWKFVNHKPIKNFWETHKDAQATSAESDALSKDLKKRGFKFVGSTVVYAHMQATGMVNDHIEDCFRFLEV, encoded by the coding sequence ATGAGTTCAGAAAAAATTCGCTGTGGCTGGTGCGGAACCGACCCACTATATGTAAAATATCATGACGAGGAATGGGGTGTGCCAGTTAAGGACGATGAAACAATGTTTGAATTTCTTCTTTTGGAAACCTTTCAGGCAGGACTGAGCTGGATTACGATTCTTCGGAAGCGTGAAAATTTCAGAAAAGCCTTTGACAATTTCGACTATAAAAAAATAGCCAAATACGACCAAGCAAAAATTGATTCACTTCTGCAGGATGAAGGCATTATTCGCAATAAATTAAAAGTAACTTCTGCGGTTACGAACGCAAAAGCTTTTATGGAAATCCAAAAAGAGTTTGGAAGTTTTACTGAATATATTTGGAAATTTGTAAATCACAAGCCTATTAAAAACTTTTGGGAAACACATAAAGATGCGCAGGCCACAAGCGCCGAAAGTGATGCCTTGAGTAAAGATTTAAAAAAGCGAGGCTTTAAATTTGTGGGCAGCACAGTTGTTTACGCACATATGCAAGCAACGGGAATGGTGAACGACCATATTGAGGATTGCTTCCGCTTTCTCGAGGTGTGA
- a CDS encoding tetratricopeptide repeat protein: MKFKSNLLAFLLFAGITSVSFSQSATKTDVNKDIDVVRVYEQVVSEGYGTAFIYKELANAYYFKSDYKKALLWFEKLFEAEKTNDPDILQRYKQTLKAVKSSENSKAVVKL, from the coding sequence ATGAAATTCAAGTCTAACCTACTTGCGTTCCTGCTATTTGCAGGAATCACATCCGTTTCCTTTTCACAATCAGCCACAAAAACCGACGTCAATAAAGATATTGATGTAGTTCGTGTATATGAACAAGTAGTATCAGAAGGTTACGGCACGGCATTTATCTATAAGGAATTGGCTAATGCCTATTATTTCAAAAGTGATTATAAAAAAGCGCTTTTATGGTTTGAAAAACTTTTTGAAGCTGAAAAAACAAATGATCCAGATATTTTACAACGTTATAAACAAACGCTCAAGGCTGTAAAATCTTCTGAAAATTCAAAAGCTGTGGTAAAACTTTAA